From a region of the Impatiens glandulifera chromosome 4, dImpGla2.1, whole genome shotgun sequence genome:
- the LOC124933880 gene encoding plastid division protein CDP1, chloroplastic codes for MSISHLVPIRFPSCLCFFCVSGNDVHRFHGLPVGSFRSRLHLSEISSCSSHTRSNRVNEFKVNSRNKYRVNKILQFLRFHACPSTVCRSRMNTTDIRILDNSCNNGDVQLRMVEIPVTCYQVIGLRDQAEKDEIVKSVMALKSADIEEGYTKDVVASRQNFLMDVRDKLLFEPEYTGNVKDKIPPKSSLQIPWSWLPAALCLLQEVGEEKLVLDIGQEKLKNPDANPFVHDLLLCMALAECAIAKSGFEKNKISQGFEALARAQCLLRSKVSLGKVTLLSQIEESLEKLAPACTLEILGLPHTPENAERRLGAIAALRELLRQGLDVEATCQVQDWPSFLSQALLKLMAVEIVNLLHWDTLAFTRKNKTIESHNQRVVIDFNCFYLAWMAHLALGFSSKQTELINKAKTICECLKASDGIDLKFEEAFCLFLLGQVDEAEAIERLQKFELDTNNSSQNSALRKDQKDLPSAKQSLETWLKDDLLASFADTRDSSPSLVSFFARENRTSGNKQQKGAINTGPSLNPRPLHRVIASDHRTIDKPLSFGSSSRHLGPAVKKLAPLSNSEATLLEGGNVQENMKASNQFQRNLVVGAKPQNWFGTTDIVGKVSFLTALGCLLFATLKISAALKLGKMGRSPKLTMGKSGLHTNSSAWNMDSSLDHYSHQASAREQTISSKLNKLLSVLKISVPRYGMKVFSSQQSCSAASLSSSMASTWKIPMSLEEAEMLVKQWQTTKAEALGPGHEIHSMCEILDGQMLAQWQALADEAKGRSCFWKFVLLKLSITRAEISLDGNQGEIAEIEAVLEEAAELVDYSQPKNPNYYSTYRIQYILRRLDDGSWRIFEGDIIAAP; via the exons ATGTCAATTTCACATTTAGTTCCGATCAGGTTCCCATCTTGTCTTTGTTTTTTCTGCGTCTCCGGCAACGACGTACATCGCTTTCATGGACTGCCGGTGGGTTCTTTTCGAAGTAGATTACACTTGTCTGAGATATCATCTTGCTCCTCACACACAAGAAGCAATAGGGTCAATGAATTCAAGGTGAATAGTCGGAATAAGTATAGGGTTAACAAGATCTTGCAATTTTTGAGGTTTCATGCTTGTCCGTCAACTGTTTGCCGCTCTAGAATGAACACTACGGACATTCGCATTCTCGATAACAGCTGTAACAACGGCGATGTGCAACTGCGGATGGTTGAAATCCCTGTTACTTGTTATCAG GTTATCGGTCTTCGGGATCAAGCAGAGAAAGATGAGATTGTTAAATCTGTAATGGCGTTGAAAAGTGCTGATATTGAGGAAGGGTACACTAAAGATGTTGTTGCAAGTCGCCag AATTTTCTTATGGATGTTAGGGATAAACTTCTCTTTGAGCCAGAATACACTGGTAATGTAAAGGATAAAATTCCACCTAAATCCTCTCTCCAAATTCCTTGGTCTTGGCTTCCAGCTGCACTTTGCCTTCTTCAAGAG GTTGGTGAAGAAAAACTTGTGTTGGATATTGGCCAAGAAAAACTCAAGAACCCAGATGCCAATCCCTTTGTTCATGATTTGCTCTTATGTATGGCCTTAGCAGAG TGCGCTATTGCTAAATCTGGTTTTGAGAAGAACAAAATTTCCCAAGGATTTGAAGCTCTTGCTCGTGCACAATGTCTTCTTAGGAGCAAAGTCTCTCTTGGGAAAGTGACGTTGTTATctcag ATTGAAGAATCACTGGAGAAACTTGCACCAGCTTGCACATTGGAAATATTGGGATTGCCTCATACACCAGAAAATGCTGAAAGAAGGCTAGGAGCCATTGCAGCACTGCGTGAACTGCTCAGACAAGGACTTGATGTGGAAGCTACTTGCCAAGTTCAGGATTGGCCTAGTTTCCTGAGTCAAGCTCTTCTTAAGCTAATGGCCGTGGAAATAGTTAATCTTCTTCATTGGGATACTTTAGCTTTTACAAGGAAGAACAAGACCATTGAATCACATAATCAGCGAGTAGTAATTGATTTTAACTGTTTCTACTTGGCATGGATGGCCCATCTAGCGCTTGGATTTTCAAGCAAACAAACTGAATTG ataAACAAGGCTAAGACAATCTGTGAGTGCTTAAAAGCATCTGATGGTATAGACCTAAAGTTTGAGGAAGCATTTTGTTTGTTCCTTCTTGGTCAG GTTGATGAAGCGGAGGCTATAGAAAGGCTTCAAAAATTTGAGCTAGATACAAACAACTCTTCTCAAAATTCAGCACTAAGGAAGGATCAGAAAGATCTCCCTAGTGCAAAGCAATCATTG GAAACTTGGCTCAAGGATGATTTGCTTGCCTCTTTTGCTGATACACGCGATTCCTCCCCATCcttg GTCAGTTTTTTTGCCCGCGAAAATAGAACATCTGGCAATAAACAGCAAAAGGGAGCCATAAATACTGGACCCTCTCTAAACCCTAGACCACTGCATCGTGTTATTGCATCTGATCATAGAACCATTGACAAACCTCTTTCCTTTGGGAGTTCTTCCCGGCATCTTGGACCAGCAGTAAAGAAGCTAGCTCCCTTGTCTAATTCAGAAGCTACTTTGTTGGAAGGAGGGAATGTCCAAGAAAATATGAAGGCATCTAATCAATTTCAAAGAAACCTAGTAGTGGGGGCAAAGCCACAAAACTGGTTTGGTACAACTGATATTGTTGGAAAAGTTTCTTTCCTAACTGCACTTGGATGCTTACTCTTTGCCACACTGAAGATATCAGCAGCCTTGAAACTTGGTAAGATGGGAAGGTCACCGAAGTTGACCATGGGGAAGTCTGGACTACATACAAATTCTAGTGCTTGGAATATGGATTCTTCCTTAGATCACTATTCACATCAAGCTTCTGCGAGAGAACAAACTATTTCTAGCAAATTAAACAAACTATTATCGGTATTAAAGATAAGTGTACCAAGGTATGGGATGAAAGTATTCAGTTCACAACAATCTTGCAGTGCTGCCAGTCTTTCGTCTTCCATGGCTTCTACATGGAAGATACCAATGTCTTTGGAAGAAGCTGAAATGCTTGTGAAGCAATGGCAAACTACCAAAGCTGAAGCTCTTGGTCCTGGCCATGAGATTCATAGTATGTGTGAGATTTTGGATGGACAAATGCTTGCTCAG TGGCAAGCTTTAGCTGATGAGGCAAAAGGAAGGTCATGTTTTTGGAAATTCGTTCTCCTTAAATTGTCTATCACACGAGCTGAAATTTCATTAGATGGAAATCAGGGTGAGATAGCAGAAATTGAGGCTGTTTTGGAGGAAGCTGCTGAGTTAGTGGACTATTCCCAGCCAAAGAACCCAAATTATTACAG TACATATAGAATTCAGTATATCCTGCGGCGGCTAGATGATGGTTCATGGAGGATCTTTGAAGGCGATATTATAGCAGCTCCATAA